In Streptomyces sp. NBC_00683, the DNA window GCCCCTCGACCTCGAGCTCGAAACGCTTTCCCTGACGTACGTCCGCGATTCCTTCGAAGCCGAGACGGGGCAGTGCGCGCTGCACAGCCTGTCCCTGCGGGTCGAGGATCTCCGGCTTGAGCATGACGTCGACTACGACGCGTGCCACTGGCACTCCCGGTGGTGTGGTGCGGCTGTGTCTCCGAGGGGTTCCCCAGATCCCCGCGGGTCCACTCAGCGTACCTGGCCAGAAATTCTACGCGGGTAGATATCAGACGGCCAGGATCACGCCGAGATATCGGCCGCG includes these proteins:
- the purS gene encoding phosphoribosylformylglycinamidine synthase subunit PurS, encoding MARVVVDVMLKPEILDPQGQAVQRALPRLGFEGIADVRQGKRFELEVEGPVDDAALARINEMAETFLANTVIEDFTVKIEADEKAEEPK